The genomic DNA ATTTCTACTGAAAAATGTTATTTAGTTAGTGATGACAATTACTTGTGACACGCCATACAAGAAACTGAGAATCTACTTGTATGTATTGTTCTGCATTCTCAAATATTTTTTATGCTAAACGTTATTTGTGGCAGTTGCATGTTGATTGCTAATTCGCATGGAGCATGAAACTCCCGAGTAGCGATTAAATGACTGAATAACCGAAATCTTGCATTATATATAACATATACACTCACACATGCACATACATGTGTATGTGTTATtaacttaatttgtttttactCGTAATGAACAGACTTCAAACAGCTCTCAACTCTTGCAGAGAAAGTAACTAGATTTTGCACCCTACCATGCAGGAGAACTCAAAAGGAGTTTTCAGTCCAAGTTAAGgggaaataaaatgaaagctacagAAGAAATGCTGTGTGACCTGTGTGACTCGAGCCCACGGAACCATGCAGTCAATCTAAGGCATGAAAAAATAAAGAGATAGATAGGTAGTTATTAATAACCGATTTGCAACTAAAAGTTGAATTATAtgattatttacaaaaattgaGCATTCTACAAAAATTGAATAttgataattacaataaaaagacTACAAGTAATTTAACACAGTGAAAAAGGACACTATATTTTCTAAAAGGTATATCGCAAAGATTTTAAAAACCTACTAAAATCGTTCAAGCCTTAAGGGAATTAAAGGTAACAAAACTATTACAAAACCTGTTCGTCTTAAAAACTGGCTTAAACTTCCGCATATTTCTTAGGTTAAGGGTACATGTGTTGCAGGCTGGAAGAAGTTCATGGAGCTTATTCTGTTCATTGGGTAAAACTTCCTTTAATAGCCTGTCAACCAGTTCCTGGCGGTCTGAAAGTTTAGTTAGGCCCGATTTAACCAAGGCCTCATTGTATGagcaaagaggaaaaataatgcACATAGCCTGCTTTTGTACACCTTCAAGCTCGTTGGAGAGGTACACGGGGAGACCGTCATGAAAGACAGGACATGCGTACTCTGTGATCAGGCAAATACAAGTGCGAAAAAACTGGACTAACCCACGGGGACCAAGACCAGAGCGTTTAAGCTGAGATAAGGCATACAAGCTCTTTTTAGCTTTCTTAATAATGAAGTCAATATGACAATTCCATTTCAAGTCATTGGAGATGTTAAGGCCTAGTATTTTGGCACTAGTAACTAAATCAATAGGCATGCCATTAACAACAACAGGATCGAAAGAAGTAGGGTTCTTAGTGTTAAGGTTTATAAGCAGTTCTTTGCATTTCGTCTCATTTAGTTGTAATTCATCCACGGTCGCATGGCTTGCTAGGGTATCAACAGCAGCGCGAATGTGACTGGCTTGGTTCTTACTTATCGTCGCTGAAATGGTGGTATCATCAACATACTTCCAGAGATCGGTGCCAAAAACATGGAGCTCGTTGAGCATGATGATAAACAAGCACGAGTGTCTTCACATGACTCTTTGCATCCTACCGGACGTCGAGGTAAGTCCGCAGGTCTCTGGATTTCAGCAGGATTTTATTCCTCAGACCGTCCTGGTAGCCAGGGGCCGCACTTCCATGGTATTGTGATCAGAGAGTCCAAAAGGAGGCAACTTTTTAGGCACATCATAAAAGGCGCTGAGATTGGTGAAGACTAGATCTAGATGACTCTGTCCACGAGTTGGAAAAGGGACAATTTGACGAAGACCAAAGAACATTTAACAAACTTGTTCATCTTCCAAGGTAACTGCTGTAGTTTTACTGGATCTGTTGCCTGCTGTCATGGATTTcataaaacattttcaaataaatGATATATCCATGCTCCCAAGAAGGAGGCTCAACAGGAGACTCTAGAAGGCCAGTCACTCCGGCTTCCTCATTCGCCCACTTGGCAACTTCTTCCCTTATGATGGACACTACCCAAAGAAAATAACTGTCTGTTTCAGTGTGGCTGGCTACAATGTTACAGTTATTATAAGGCACTTTGTAGCCAGCTACAATGCATTCTGACTGCAATAATCGCCTTAAAATATCATTGGCTGTCTGATTATGACTACTGGGCAATACAAGATCCAGTTTGGAAATTGAAGTCAAATGGTTttaagcaaaaagaaaatatataaaaaaaaactctttcatAAATACCTTAAAGGGGTGTCCAACACTTTTGCCGGCTCCACTTCACTGTTTTTAATAGCAGTGTTTGCCTTTTTCATCCGGTCATACAAAAGTCTCCCTAACAATACAAAAAAGCATAATCTAAATTACGATAATTTATGCTGGCATCGaaataataaaattgttgaAATATTGTTATGAATGGGAGGAAAAATGAAATATACGGATTGGATACGAACTACATGTAGGTGCTTTTGAGAAACAACAGCCATGGCCAAGAACTAAAGAAAAGTCAAAATTCATTCTTTTATACTGTAAGCAGGTACCACCTGGTACTGTTCCTCTTTGTCCCAGCTTAACCAACATAAAATAATCAGTTATCCAAAAGGAGTAAAATATCCTCTGTATCATTCAATGACCTCAAAAGTTTGAAGGTCTACCGTAGATTGGGTACTCATCCTACGCTAGCTGATCTTGTCTTTgcataaaacaaaagagcatGTGTATCCACTCGATGATTTGGTTGCATCTCCTTTGTCATCTTCCCAAATCGCCTCAAAAAAGTCTCTCTAGCACCTCTCCATCAGTAAGGCCGAACCCTGGAAACCTTCTGAGACTATATTTGATCTATCAGGCAAGTACAAAAAATACACTGTGTTTCTTGAAGTACGTCTTAATTCGCAGTTTGCTTACTGAGATTTACAGAGTGGGAAAGTGTCAGCAAATTTCATCCACAACCTGGTGTAACTAGCCAAAAGTTAATCAAATGGCGTGTACCATATTTGAAATTATCACAGTTCATACTGTCAgtgtaaaataattttacctgGCAATTTGCTTTATGTCCATAACAATGGAAAATAGGAATTGCAAACTTTACATGCTCCAATATCTGCTGCCCTTGAGCCTGCATGGGtgaaacaataataacaaatttGGAAGAAATTGGAGTGGACGTTGGGATTGATGTATAGCAGAAGTCCATTCTGCTTGGTACGGCAACAATCTTAAGAGAAGGTCCTTTAATCTTGACGTTACTAGTTGTGACTTGGTGTAACTCCAGTCAAACATAGTTGCTGTGAAGgtacaacaataataacaataataatacctcttactaaccgagttcgaggtccgtactgtaagttatgaattttttttgttgatatATGGTCCAAGTGCGAAgaccataaatcaacgggaacaAAATGAGGATCCCTAACTTACAGTACGAACTGAGAAAACGAGGTTTGTAATTAAggatctctgaggttaatctgGTGCatgggcaaggaaactagtcgaagTCAATTGGAAGGTTCAACTTCCACAAAGACTGCCGTGTCAAAATCCGCAAAAACTAAACCTTCTTGTctgtttaaaatagttttacaatttatgtaacagaaacaacatgaaaaaattGCTAGATAATGTTATattgaaatcttaaatttagcgggctgtactgTAGAATATGGGCTggtaatttagccaatcacagtgcaatTGCTATCTGagagttataataataattcacaataataataatgcatggctgagggttgtccaatacacctgaATAGATACTCTATATGCTGAGAGACGCTTGTCTGAGTCGTTGATTCATTCTATTCGTACAAATCGTGCCTATACGATACGACCTGttggagaaatgcatctcattagggggacttagatTATTTCTAACACGCTGTATGCCATAATacccttctccgagttgtcgattcgttcaaTTTGTACGAATCGTGTCCATGTGATATGACctgttgtcgaatggagaaaagcatctcattagggggacttataGATGCTTGTTCGAGTTCTCAATTTGGTCGAGTTGTATCTTATAAGAAGATTTGGAGGATGTTGTTCTACGGAGGCCGTGTGATTCCCCCGTGTTCACAATTACTTTGGTGGCAAGGAATATTAACGTCACATGAGTTTGGATCTACCTCTTTATTGCTATCAAGCGCGAGGTATGCACTTCTACCTTGGAAGTTCAGGGCATTCATTTCTTATTGTTTAGTAACGCTTGATCGTCTACGACAGAAAGAGCTGTGCAAGGGAAAGCCTTTGGTAGGAAAATGTTTGCCCTTGAGACTGATAGCGCATAGCTTATTAACCGATCAGCATGTTTTTGTGTTAAAACTGAGACAAGAATTTGCACAAATATAATGtatgttttctgttttggttgagttattttgttgtttttcgaTGTTTGCTAATTTTAAGTATGCAAATTATTGCGCCAATGAAAGCGGCATTGCTGTATAACAATTCTTGAATTGTCAGGCGTAATATCTAGTTACGTGTGAGTTTCTGGGAAATTCCAAATTCCCGGAAATATTTCCTTTCTTACATGATTTTTTGGAAATAATGACAGCAATTATTCGACTGGATTAGCAAGTGATTACTTAGGATTGTAGGCCAACTTCAGAATTTTCACCGAAACAAGCTATCGTTCATATGCGATATGTggttaaataaaattacttacttacttacataTCATTCTGGTTTACTGTGAAACAGTTGTATCCTTATGGTTGTGCTTTTGCAGAGCAAAGTGGTTAATGATTTGGAAACCAGGAACTACAGGGAGAACGAACAAGGTAGTTCTTTTGTGGTAGTTGTGGAGGGGTTGGTATGTTAGTGAATGCTTTTTACTGAGGAACTCAGGGAACTGTTACGTAAGGTATTGTATTTCGCAACAGTGAAATTTTGTTTACTAAAGCCATGTTTGTTGTAATTTTGAATCATTGTATACGTTGTTTTTTTTGCAGCGGTCGCTTCGTTGGTTTCTTTCCTGTTGTTATAACCTTCCCAATGCTTTTTgctgaaaataagaaaaagagaaagtcTTGAAATGTTTAAAAGTTCTGCCTTGCATCTTAGATGAACTCTGTAATAACTTaagttgtgtgggcccatttcccttACTAGGGCCAACGCTTGGAtgggataacttgggaatttctcCACAATATTTCCGTAGCAATGTTAAAATCTTACTTAGGTCGTTATTTAAGAACTTACTGTAGCTCATTTTTCTTGTAACATTTCATTGAATGATGTAATTTTATACCactcaaaatttgcaaaaagtgtgagtttcatgtaaacaatcttcccactAGCCAGTTGTAGCAATAAactggattaaccaggaagtgaAAGacatattgttggcttcccaaataaatttcattttatgctACAGTGGCAAAATCATTTTTCAGAGAATTAAAATTCCTGTCTcttcgcgtatcacatttcaatgcaagtatgcaaatttgttcaaTTTCACCGCATCCCGATTGctgcgaaatttctcttctttcaaatattaacaaaaataaagacTTTTTAATGATTTACCCGTAGATATTctttcaaaatttgcacaacaatcaaaacaaaaaatagcaaCACACGCCACAAATTCAGTTGCATTTACCTCTTCTTTGAATTCTCATACTTAACACAGGAAtgtttagttattgtgaaaatctttctgtattcgttagcaatcatgtCAAAAGGCAATCTCGTTCCCCTTGTCCAGTGGAGCGGGAAGACAATGACCTCTGGGACAAAGCGTTTCAGCTCGACATTTTATTGGCCAGAAATAGAGCATGTGCAATTGTACCGGAAGTTAGAAAACAACAACTTTGTTCTCAGATTTCCAAATTAAGTCGCACGcgatagaccttttcggcttgtacattttgttttcccaatacagatcatgtggtaatactcaggaggttggTCCTTTGcattgttcattaaaaagagtgcatggaggcatattcatgcttgcatgccctcattttaatgaacaaaacaaaagaccaaacctcctgagtattatcacatgatctgtattgggaaaacaaaatgtacaagccgaaaaggtctattgatgtGGAACCAGGAAGCTCTGGGCACGATCGCCTTGAATATTGCGGACAAAACACCGGTGAAGCCTTTGCCTCCAAGTGTTTATAGTCAACAATACCTTTGTAGATGTTGTAATTCCAGTTTCGCCAACAATCTGGTCGATTTCTTTGGCCTAAATCCCAGAGCGAAAACCTTTTACGTATTGTAATGAACGTGACGGGCCTAAGTGTTTGTGAAAGTGACTGTCTTCCTCGAAAGATTTGTAGAAATTGTCACACACTCAGCGAGACAAGATATTCAAATGAGGTTTTCCCTTATCAACCCGCAAAAAGAAATGCCACTGGAGTCTCACGCAGGTTGCAAGGTTAGAATCCTGCCAAAGTCAATTCGGCCCCCTCCAGAACCAAGTCAAGGAATGCAAATTTTGGCACATTCTGGCCTTCGCAATCGTGAGGTTTGTAAATTAAAGTTGCAAGATTAATACATGGTGTTCTCAATGTTCTGACTTTGTATTGCACGGTTGAGTTCAAGCTGTTGATTTTAGCGCTGTGTTCCTTATTATTACCCCTTCAATCCAAGCTTAAATTTAAGGCTACTACTACCagcactactactactactaccaccactaaTTAACCCAATATTTCATGAAGATCTGCAGAGATCCCAGAGGGAAATGGCTTGAGTAAGTATGTTGAGTTTTGTACTTTGAGTTTGATAATTGCATAAGCTCATTGTGAAGTACTGAGAAGTCCTGGATATGTTGCCTCCTTAAGTTGGTAAGTACAGAATGGTTTGTTGAGTTTTTTAATTCAGTAATGAATCTATCTATTGATTAGTAAATTAATAGTAATCAAAATCTGAAAATTAACCACTACATTTACTTGTACTAATTTCTTATAGGAACTAGTTCTTCATAAAAAAATGGTTGGCCTCTTAGCATGGTAAAGTTGagttatttattataatatattaaAAATGTGTTTGACACaagtttgttgtaatttaataggtgcggttacacggggcacttttaccaTGGTGAATTGCCTTTTTACCAtgggaaactgtatttagtagtgtgaccgacatttcccaaggtaaactttccatggatacgtcaaaaagatcagtaGGAGCGgccatgacatttaacgtgggaagttggacgggtgttttgatgcctgaggtacaagagccaatcacgatgctaatgaagttgtgattaaatttcccgccaatgaatcgcgtgagatttcgttttacctcggtaatcttcgtaacgtgtgacccctagttaacacggtatattaaaacccaagtgtgaggcaccgcgggataatttaccatgggaaatggcatttaccatggtgagtgtaaccgcacctaatatACAGAgattatgaaaaatatatatgctGTGAAATGAGCTAATACATGTGTTTGTTGAGTACACATGCCATCATAGCTATGTACAAATCTACTTGCATATCATTATGTTATATCTAATGAAGGCATGTCATCTCAAGCTTTCTATTAGGACAAAGGTTTTATCTCCAGAAGAGACCAAGGCCGTTTCTGCTG from Montipora capricornis isolate CH-2021 chromosome 2, ASM3666992v2, whole genome shotgun sequence includes the following:
- the LOC138037272 gene encoding uncharacterized protein; its protein translation is MLNELHVFGTDLWKYVDDTTISATISKNQASHIRAAVDTLASHATVDELQLNETKCKELLINLNTKNPTSFDPVVVNGMPIDLVTSAKILGLNISNDLKWNCHIDFIIKKAKKSLYALSQLKRSGLGPRGLVQFFRTCICLITEYACPVFHDGLPVYLSNELEGVQKQAMCIIFPLCSYNEALVKSGLTKLSDRQELVDRLLKEVLPNEQNKLHELLPACNTCTLNLRNMRKFKPVFKTNRFCNSFVTFNSLKA